The following are encoded together in the Diabrotica undecimpunctata isolate CICGRU chromosome 7, icDiaUnde3, whole genome shotgun sequence genome:
- the IP3K1 gene encoding inositol-trisphosphate 3-kinase homolog isoform X4, producing the protein MWCFYVLSSICIASKADFRVNNRRKIVVSSEKDLEVADLWKKRGKTVRSPSPHNAFKRWRIKTNLKAAESKNGIDGSKLAINSKERTEEDMSLLKFLAINALDLSAPASDVLLKSRSSNWFQLSGHPDSLAPAGPGTVWKKRSSNSDDTERIVYEEVSQDPNLCDIIPRYYREVEYQGEKFIELQDLLHGFQDPYVVDIKMGTRTFLESEVQKVIARADLYQKMIAIDPHAPTPEEHQAKAVTKLRYMQFRELQSSTCSQGFRLEAMKCRGSPPVTDLKKVKSRDEVHNTLDMFLGGREDVRQRLLARLCEIRSKIESSEYFTTREVVGSSLFVIYDDTKVGVWLIDFAKTSKLPEGKTVNHRTPWVQGNHEEGLLYGFDKLISIIESIQNPHSNNRKHHFTKPVAAVRVKS; encoded by the exons TCGAGTGAAAAAGACCTCGAAGTAGCAGATTTATGGAAAAAACGTGGAAAGACTGTACGATCTCCTTCACCGCATAATGCATTCAAGAGATGGCGTATAAAGACTAATCTAAAAGCAGCAGAATCAAAAAATGGAATCGATGGATCCAAGTTGGCAATCAACTCCAAGGAAAGAACTGAAGAAGACATGTCGTTGCTCAAATTTTTGGCCATT AACGCTTTAGATCTTAGTGCACCTGCCAGCGATGTACTGTTAAAAAGCCGCAGCAGTAATTGGTTCCAACTCAGTGGTCATCCCGATAGTTTAGCACCTGCCGGACCGGGAACCGTCTGGAAGAAACGATCTTCTAATTCTGATGACACTGAACGTATAGTATACGAAGAAGTATCCCAAGACCCCAATCTTTGCGATATTATTCCAAGATATTATAGAGAAGTTGAATATCAGGGCGAGAAGTTTATAGAATTGCAAGATTTACTGCATGGATttcaa gATCCTTATGTAGTTGACATTAAAATGGGCACTCGTACCTTCCTGGAATCGGAAGTCCAAAAGGTTATAGCTCGAGCTGATCTTTATCAAAAGATGATCGCCATAGATCCCCATGCACCTACTCCTGAGGAACACCAAGCTAAAGCGGTCACCAAACTCCGGTACATGCAATTTAGAGAACTTCAATCATCTACTTGTAGCCAAGGTTTCCGTTTGGAAGCTATGAAGTGTCGTGGATCCCCTCCGGTCACCGATCTGAAAAAAGTTAAGTCTAGGGACGAAGTTCATAACACTTTAGACATGTTCTTAGGCGGTAGAGAAGACGTACGACAAAGACTTTTAGCAAGACTGTGCGAGATTCGGTCTAAAATCGAAAGCTCTGAATATTTCACGACCAGAGAAGTTGTAGGAAGTAGCCTTTTTGTAATTTACGATGACACTAAAGTAGGCGTATGGTTAATAGACTTTGCCAAGACCAGCAAGCTACCAGAAGGAAAGACTGTCAACCACAGGACTCCTTGGGTACAAGGAAATCACGAAGAGGGGTTGCTCTATGGATTTGATAAACTTATTTCT attatAGAAAGCATTCAAAATCCGCATTCTAACAACCGGAAACATCATTTTACCAAGCCCGTGGCAGCTGTAAGAGTGAAATCTTGA
- the IP3K1 gene encoding inositol-trisphosphate 3-kinase homolog isoform X3, translated as MCVNQYTMVPAVVNLVATKGRDTYTGFINEFACFKCRSFSSSEKDLEVADLWKKRGKTVRSPSPHNAFKRWRIKTNLKAAESKNGIDGSKLAINSKERTEEDMSLLKFLAINALDLSAPASDVLLKSRSSNWFQLSGHPDSLAPAGPGTVWKKRSSNSDDTERIVYEEVSQDPNLCDIIPRYYREVEYQGEKFIELQDLLHGFQDPYVVDIKMGTRTFLESEVQKVIARADLYQKMIAIDPHAPTPEEHQAKAVTKLRYMQFRELQSSTCSQGFRLEAMKCRGSPPVTDLKKVKSRDEVHNTLDMFLGGREDVRQRLLARLCEIRSKIESSEYFTTREVVGSSLFVIYDDTKVGVWLIDFAKTSKLPEGKTVNHRTPWVQGNHEEGLLYGFDKLISIIESIQNPHSNNRKHHFTKPVAAVRVKS; from the exons TCGAGTGAAAAAGACCTCGAAGTAGCAGATTTATGGAAAAAACGTGGAAAGACTGTACGATCTCCTTCACCGCATAATGCATTCAAGAGATGGCGTATAAAGACTAATCTAAAAGCAGCAGAATCAAAAAATGGAATCGATGGATCCAAGTTGGCAATCAACTCCAAGGAAAGAACTGAAGAAGACATGTCGTTGCTCAAATTTTTGGCCATT AACGCTTTAGATCTTAGTGCACCTGCCAGCGATGTACTGTTAAAAAGCCGCAGCAGTAATTGGTTCCAACTCAGTGGTCATCCCGATAGTTTAGCACCTGCCGGACCGGGAACCGTCTGGAAGAAACGATCTTCTAATTCTGATGACACTGAACGTATAGTATACGAAGAAGTATCCCAAGACCCCAATCTTTGCGATATTATTCCAAGATATTATAGAGAAGTTGAATATCAGGGCGAGAAGTTTATAGAATTGCAAGATTTACTGCATGGATttcaa gATCCTTATGTAGTTGACATTAAAATGGGCACTCGTACCTTCCTGGAATCGGAAGTCCAAAAGGTTATAGCTCGAGCTGATCTTTATCAAAAGATGATCGCCATAGATCCCCATGCACCTACTCCTGAGGAACACCAAGCTAAAGCGGTCACCAAACTCCGGTACATGCAATTTAGAGAACTTCAATCATCTACTTGTAGCCAAGGTTTCCGTTTGGAAGCTATGAAGTGTCGTGGATCCCCTCCGGTCACCGATCTGAAAAAAGTTAAGTCTAGGGACGAAGTTCATAACACTTTAGACATGTTCTTAGGCGGTAGAGAAGACGTACGACAAAGACTTTTAGCAAGACTGTGCGAGATTCGGTCTAAAATCGAAAGCTCTGAATATTTCACGACCAGAGAAGTTGTAGGAAGTAGCCTTTTTGTAATTTACGATGACACTAAAGTAGGCGTATGGTTAATAGACTTTGCCAAGACCAGCAAGCTACCAGAAGGAAAGACTGTCAACCACAGGACTCCTTGGGTACAAGGAAATCACGAAGAGGGGTTGCTCTATGGATTTGATAAACTTATTTCT attatAGAAAGCATTCAAAATCCGCATTCTAACAACCGGAAACATCATTTTACCAAGCCCGTGGCAGCTGTAAGAGTGAAATCTTGA
- the IP3K1 gene encoding inositol-trisphosphate 3-kinase homolog isoform X5 codes for MSLLKFLAINALDLSAPASDVLLKSRSSNWFQLSGHPDSLAPAGPGTVWKKRSSNSDDTERIVYEEVSQDPNLCDIIPRYYREVEYQGEKFIELQDLLHGFQDPYVVDIKMGTRTFLESEVQKVIARADLYQKMIAIDPHAPTPEEHQAKAVTKLRYMQFRELQSSTCSQGFRLEAMKCRGSPPVTDLKKVKSRDEVHNTLDMFLGGREDVRQRLLARLCEIRSKIESSEYFTTREVVGSSLFVIYDDTKVGVWLIDFAKTSKLPEGKTVNHRTPWVQGNHEEGLLYGFDKLISIIESIQNPHSNNRKHHFTKPVAAVRVKS; via the exons ATGTCGTTGCTCAAATTTTTGGCCATT AACGCTTTAGATCTTAGTGCACCTGCCAGCGATGTACTGTTAAAAAGCCGCAGCAGTAATTGGTTCCAACTCAGTGGTCATCCCGATAGTTTAGCACCTGCCGGACCGGGAACCGTCTGGAAGAAACGATCTTCTAATTCTGATGACACTGAACGTATAGTATACGAAGAAGTATCCCAAGACCCCAATCTTTGCGATATTATTCCAAGATATTATAGAGAAGTTGAATATCAGGGCGAGAAGTTTATAGAATTGCAAGATTTACTGCATGGATttcaa gATCCTTATGTAGTTGACATTAAAATGGGCACTCGTACCTTCCTGGAATCGGAAGTCCAAAAGGTTATAGCTCGAGCTGATCTTTATCAAAAGATGATCGCCATAGATCCCCATGCACCTACTCCTGAGGAACACCAAGCTAAAGCGGTCACCAAACTCCGGTACATGCAATTTAGAGAACTTCAATCATCTACTTGTAGCCAAGGTTTCCGTTTGGAAGCTATGAAGTGTCGTGGATCCCCTCCGGTCACCGATCTGAAAAAAGTTAAGTCTAGGGACGAAGTTCATAACACTTTAGACATGTTCTTAGGCGGTAGAGAAGACGTACGACAAAGACTTTTAGCAAGACTGTGCGAGATTCGGTCTAAAATCGAAAGCTCTGAATATTTCACGACCAGAGAAGTTGTAGGAAGTAGCCTTTTTGTAATTTACGATGACACTAAAGTAGGCGTATGGTTAATAGACTTTGCCAAGACCAGCAAGCTACCAGAAGGAAAGACTGTCAACCACAGGACTCCTTGGGTACAAGGAAATCACGAAGAGGGGTTGCTCTATGGATTTGATAAACTTATTTCT attatAGAAAGCATTCAAAATCCGCATTCTAACAACCGGAAACATCATTTTACCAAGCCCGTGGCAGCTGTAAGAGTGAAATCTTGA